In Arachis hypogaea cultivar Tifrunner chromosome 2, arahy.Tifrunner.gnm2.J5K5, whole genome shotgun sequence, a genomic segment contains:
- the LOC112751242 gene encoding probable WRKY transcription factor 26 encodes MSFTTFSGLLSRRYNNTSMVDDNCWETSIPRTGDDNHGEFFSSIIYPSYSDFPPGFNPNEFLDAFLSESNGDPQRKQDTFTILESGMLVDFSSPMTNTTNFQDPYLRNFSEMALAVPEIHSTLAPQLNCHKSINEDEDGDLNDGYNWRKYGEKRTKGGENPRSYYRCGEPNCTMKKKVGRNLDGKIIAIMYKGNHNHPNPSKPVGSANVPLVNELYASSYTDSGNLNQQSVGGVENQLGAHTKRLKGGNGIYSYLFNPSGGRAIKEPRVVVQTTTEIDILDDGYRWRKYGQKVVKGNPNPRNYYKCVSPGCNVKKHVERAADDIKSVMTTYEGKHNHDVPQERSSFASRIASLTNNFATPSSSSSPSLHDTSLSLSSPRANNENQASQELTTLPFIVGIPNFGRSLIGTSYANEGPSSNNEEKKD; translated from the exons ATGTCTTTCACTACTTTCAGTGGCTTACTTTCAAGAAGGTACAACAACACGAGCATGGTTGATGATAATTGTTGGGAAACTTCTATACCTAGAACTGGTGATGATAATCACGGTGAATTTTTTTCATCAATAATTTACCCTTCTTACTCTGATTTCCCACCTGGTTTCAATCCCAATGAGTTCTTGGATGCATTTCTTTCTGAATCAAAT GGAGACCCACAAAGAAAGCAGGACACATTTACAATCCTTGAATCTGGCATGCTTGTTGATTTTTCATCGCCGATGACAAATACAACAAATTTTCAAGATCCATATCTCCGCAACTTCTCTGAAATGGCCTTAGCCGTTCCCGAAATACATAGCACTTTAGCTCCTCAACTAAATTGTCATAAATCTATTAACGAAGATGAGGACGGAGATCTAAACGATGGATACAATTGGAGGAAATATGGAGAGAAACGGACGAAAGGAGGCGAAAATCCCCGGAGTTATTACAGGTGCGGAGAACCAAATTGCACGATGAAGAAGAAAGTTGGGAGAAACTTGGATGGAAAAATCATTGCCATTATGTACAAGGGAAATCACAACCATCCCAACCCTTCTAAACCTGTTGGAAGTGCAAATGTTCCATTAGTTAATGAACTTTATGCATCATCATACACCGACTCGGGGAATTTGAATCAACAATCTGTTGGAGGTGTTGAAAATCAACTTGGAGCACACACCAAAAGATT GAAAGGAGGGAATGGAATCTATAGCTATTTGTTTAATCCGAGTGGGGGCAGAGCTATAAAGGAACCCAGAGTTGTAGTTCAAACTACAACTGAAATTGACATTCTTGACGATGGCTATAGGTGGAGGAAATATGGCCAGAAAGTTGTTAAGGGAAACCCAAACCCAAG GAACTACTACAAGTGTGTGAGTCCAGGTTGTAACGTGAAGAAACATGTGGAGAGAGCTGCAGATGACATAAAGTCTGTGATGACAACCTATGAAGGCAAACACAACCATGATGTTCCTCAAGAAAGATCATCCTTTGCATCTCGCATAGCATCACTCACCAACAACTTTGCAAccccatcatcatcatcgtcacctTCTCTTCATGACACAAGCCTATCACTATCTTCACCAAGGGCCAACAATGAAAATCAAGCAAGTCAAGAACTTACTACTCTTCCCTTCATTGTTGGAATTCCAAATTTTGGTAGGTCACTGATTGGTACTTCATATGCCAATGAGGGACCAAGCTCAAACaatgaagagaagaaggattAG